The proteins below are encoded in one region of Streptomyces ficellus:
- a CDS encoding PLP-dependent aminotransferase family protein produces MAEWTSAVGPAQLARQLNAQQPRPAGPGTRKPPAYRALADGIRLLVLEGRVPVAARLPAERELALALSVSRTTVAAAYEALRAEGFLESRRGAGSWTAVPAGNPLPARGLEPLPPEALGSMIDLGCASLPAPEPWLTRGFQGALEELPPYAHTHGDYPAGLPALRQMLADRYTRRGIPTMPEQIMVTTGAMGAIDAICHLFAGRGERIAVESPSYANILQLMREAGARLVPVAMSEGLEGWDLTRWRQVLRDAAPRLAYVVADFHNPTGALADEDRRRALVDASRSAGTVLVVDETMTELYLEEGLDMPRPVCAFDPAGSTVLTVGSASKAFWAGMRIGWVRAAPDVIRSLVAARAYADLGTPVLEQLGVDWLMRTGGWEEAVALRREQARENRDALVAAVRRELPDWEFEVPRGGLTLWVRTGGLSGSRLAEVGERVGVRVPSGPRFGVDGAFEGYVRLPFTVAGPVADEAAVRLAAATRLVRAGASSGSGESPRTFVA; encoded by the coding sequence ATGGCCGAGTGGACTTCAGCGGTGGGCCCGGCGCAGCTCGCCCGGCAGTTGAACGCACAACAGCCCAGGCCGGCCGGGCCCGGCACCCGCAAGCCGCCCGCCTACCGCGCTCTGGCCGATGGCATCCGGCTGCTGGTACTGGAGGGCCGCGTGCCGGTCGCCGCCCGGCTCCCCGCCGAGCGCGAACTGGCCCTCGCCCTCTCCGTGAGCCGCACCACGGTCGCCGCCGCCTACGAGGCGCTGCGCGCCGAGGGGTTCCTGGAGTCCCGCCGGGGCGCGGGGAGCTGGACCGCGGTGCCCGCCGGGAACCCGCTGCCCGCCCGCGGACTCGAACCACTGCCCCCGGAAGCCCTCGGCTCCATGATCGACCTGGGCTGCGCCTCCCTCCCGGCACCCGAACCCTGGCTGACCCGGGGCTTCCAGGGCGCCCTCGAAGAGCTGCCGCCCTACGCCCACACGCACGGCGACTACCCGGCGGGCCTGCCCGCCCTGCGGCAGATGCTCGCCGACCGCTACACACGGCGGGGCATCCCGACGATGCCCGAGCAGATCATGGTTACGACGGGTGCCATGGGCGCGATCGACGCCATCTGCCACCTGTTCGCCGGACGCGGCGAGCGCATCGCCGTGGAGTCGCCGTCGTACGCCAACATCCTCCAGCTGATGCGCGAGGCCGGCGCCCGCCTGGTGCCCGTCGCGATGTCGGAGGGGCTGGAGGGGTGGGACCTCACCCGCTGGCGCCAGGTGCTCAGGGACGCCGCCCCCCGGCTCGCCTACGTCGTGGCCGACTTCCACAACCCGACCGGCGCCCTCGCCGACGAGGACCGGCGGCGGGCGCTGGTCGACGCCTCCCGCTCGGCGGGGACGGTGCTCGTCGTCGACGAGACCATGACGGAGCTGTACCTGGAGGAGGGGCTCGACATGCCCCGGCCCGTCTGCGCCTTCGACCCGGCCGGGAGCACGGTCCTCACCGTCGGTTCGGCGAGCAAGGCCTTCTGGGCCGGCATGCGCATCGGGTGGGTGCGGGCGGCGCCCGACGTGATCCGCTCGCTCGTCGCCGCCCGTGCGTACGCCGACCTCGGCACGCCCGTCCTGGAGCAGCTCGGCGTCGACTGGCTGATGCGGACCGGGGGCTGGGAGGAGGCGGTGGCCCTGCGCCGCGAGCAGGCGCGGGAGAACCGTGACGCGCTGGTCGCCGCGGTGCGCCGGGAGCTGCCCGACTGGGAGTTCGAGGTGCCGCGCGGCGGACTCACCCTCTGGGTGCGCACCGGCGGCCTCTCCGGCTCCCGGCTGGCCGAGGTGGGCGAACGGGTCGGCGTACGGGTGCCCTCGGGCCCGCGGTTCGGCGTGGACGGCGCCTTCGAGGGGTACGTCCGGCTGCCGTTCACCGTGGCCGGGCCGGTCGCCGACGAGGCCGCGGTACGCCTCGCCGCGGCGACCCGGCTGGTGCGGGCGGGCGCGAGCTCCGGCTCGGGCGAGTCGCCGAGGACCTTCGTGGCCTGA
- a CDS encoding ATP-binding protein, translating into MARRPLPRISNLPSIASLPSTATARIARGRQIARTAADGATDVLHPLITITRGLRKLAGAGRSKWAATPKERRGPALFVVAACVLAVALVPYGPLLALVTVMGAAAWHGRERPVVKTGPDEAETERLRALYEALVPYFSAPDDPSPLFTHGGDWTKALGDFAFDGDGRPTRLRITYPAYFTDGEPECRARIEQLVHAKSGRGREYLFDWDEEGNQLLVRVLPALSTSVAAQRFVTAPGETVLGFTDPEAVQRTVPVLDGDESRDAPAVVWRTGPRSTEPHLLAVGQPGSGTTTLLRSIALQALQHGDVLVVDGSGTGEYACLAGRTGVLAVECGLTGALSSLEWAAHETERRLIAANRARQAGHPAPEDTRRPLWILLDRPGVFGHLAAADGRTDPQALLQVPLRHGRAAQVTVVVAEQFDSLDTLSEAVWAHTRARVVLGAATPEQVRCVLDAAPHTTPTPHVPPGRGYARLGTGPVFRLQVPATPDPYDDATTEAQRRAVLDLLPERPPPPVPLDAPPVPPTPPAAPAPSDAPAPPAAPALSVAPTPPAAPAPSVAPTSAPAPTGAPADAALAALPEAQSAPAQGAPEARPAPAFVVTAYGPPTGPAPTTPAPATASAPAPALPTTSASASASAPSPDH; encoded by the coding sequence GTGGCCCGGCGCCCTCTTCCGCGCATCTCGAACCTCCCGAGCATCGCGAGCCTTCCGAGCACCGCCACTGCCCGGATCGCACGCGGCCGGCAGATCGCACGAACGGCCGCCGACGGCGCCACGGACGTCCTCCATCCGCTGATCACGATCACTCGTGGTCTGCGGAAGCTGGCGGGGGCCGGCCGCTCCAAGTGGGCCGCGACACCGAAGGAACGGCGCGGTCCCGCGCTGTTCGTCGTCGCGGCCTGCGTGCTCGCCGTCGCACTCGTCCCGTACGGGCCGCTGCTGGCCCTGGTCACGGTGATGGGCGCGGCGGCGTGGCACGGGCGTGAGCGCCCGGTCGTCAAGACCGGGCCCGACGAGGCGGAGACCGAGCGGCTCCGGGCGCTGTACGAGGCCCTGGTGCCGTACTTCTCCGCACCCGACGACCCGAGTCCGCTGTTCACCCACGGCGGCGACTGGACCAAGGCCCTCGGCGACTTCGCGTTCGACGGCGACGGGCGGCCGACCCGGCTGCGCATCACCTACCCCGCGTACTTCACGGACGGCGAGCCCGAGTGCCGCGCGAGGATCGAGCAACTGGTCCACGCCAAGTCGGGACGCGGCCGGGAGTACCTCTTCGACTGGGACGAAGAGGGAAACCAGCTCCTGGTGCGGGTACTTCCGGCGCTGTCCACCTCCGTGGCCGCCCAGCGCTTCGTCACGGCGCCCGGCGAGACGGTGCTGGGTTTCACCGACCCCGAGGCGGTGCAGCGCACCGTGCCGGTGCTGGACGGGGACGAGTCCCGGGACGCGCCCGCGGTGGTCTGGCGCACCGGGCCGCGTTCGACCGAGCCGCACCTGCTGGCCGTCGGTCAGCCCGGCAGCGGCACCACCACCCTGCTGCGGTCCATCGCGCTCCAGGCGCTCCAGCACGGCGACGTCCTCGTCGTGGACGGGAGCGGTACGGGCGAGTACGCCTGCCTCGCCGGCCGGACCGGCGTCCTGGCGGTCGAGTGCGGGCTGACGGGCGCGCTGTCGAGCCTGGAGTGGGCGGCGCACGAGACGGAACGCCGGCTGATCGCGGCGAACCGCGCACGGCAGGCGGGCCACCCCGCGCCCGAGGACACCAGGCGGCCGCTGTGGATCCTGCTGGACCGGCCCGGCGTGTTCGGCCACCTCGCGGCGGCGGACGGGCGGACGGACCCGCAGGCACTGCTCCAGGTGCCGCTGCGGCACGGCCGGGCGGCCCAGGTGACGGTGGTCGTGGCCGAGCAGTTCGACAGCCTCGACACGCTGAGCGAGGCGGTGTGGGCGCACACCCGCGCCCGGGTCGTCCTCGGGGCCGCCACACCGGAACAGGTGCGGTGCGTCCTGGACGCCGCCCCGCACACCACCCCCACCCCGCACGTCCCGCCCGGACGCGGGTACGCCCGGCTCGGCACGGGTCCGGTGTTCCGGCTCCAGGTCCCGGCGACGCCCGACCCGTACGACGACGCCACGACGGAGGCGCAGCGCCGGGCCGTCCTGGACCTCCTCCCCGAGCGGCCGCCCCCGCCGGTACCGCTCGACGCACCACCGGTCCCACCGACCCCGCCTGCCGCACCGGCCCCGTCCGACGCACCGGCCCCGCCTGCCGCACCGGCCCTGTCCGTCGCACCGACCCCGCCTGCCGCACCGGCCCCGTCCGTCGCACCCACCAGCGCACCCGCACCCACCGGCGCACCCGCGGACGCGGCCCTCGCGGCCCTCCCGGAAGCGCAGTCCGCCCCGGCCCAGGGCGCCCCGGAAGCCCGCCCCGCCCCTGCCTTCGTCGTCACCGCCTACGGCCCGCCGACCGGACCGGCACCCACGACCCCTGCGCCCGCAACCGCATCCGCGCCCGCACCAGCCCTGCCGACGACCTCAGCCTCAGCCTCGGCCTCCGCACCCTCACCCGACCACTGA
- a CDS encoding ankyrin repeat domain-containing protein has protein sequence MSETPDPEVIELASKVFDLARQGDAEALAAYVDAGVPANLTNDKGDCLVMLAAYHGNEDAVTALLARGADPNRVNDRGQTPIAGAVFKGEDGVVRALLAAGADPEAGTPSAVDTARMFGKTHLLELFASR, from the coding sequence ATGAGTGAAACCCCGGACCCCGAGGTGATCGAGCTGGCGTCCAAGGTCTTCGACCTGGCACGGCAGGGGGACGCCGAGGCGCTCGCCGCCTACGTCGACGCCGGCGTGCCCGCGAACCTCACCAACGACAAGGGTGACTGCCTGGTGATGCTCGCCGCCTACCACGGCAACGAGGACGCGGTGACCGCCCTCCTGGCACGGGGCGCCGACCCCAACCGCGTCAACGACCGCGGGCAGACGCCGATCGCCGGTGCCGTCTTCAAGGGCGAGGACGGCGTGGTCCGGGCCCTCCTCGCCGCCGGAGCCGATCCGGAAGCCGGAACTCCGTCGGCGGTGGATACCGCGAGGATGTTTGGGAAGACACACCTCCTGGAGCTGTTCGCGTCCCGGTGA